From Methylocystis sp. ATCC 49242, one genomic window encodes:
- a CDS encoding class I SAM-dependent methyltransferase, which produces MTSDPTKVDGNTETARFGGLRFEDFRRMAEDSSLNIYEKIGFPKEFREGHEGRIFSDILTKVGTLTRSRKRVLDVGPGCSELPRMIIRHCVEREHELVLLDAREMLDMLPDERCATKIAGRFPDDCDGLTSHIRDGFDAIIVYSVLQHVFLEANPFVFLDSLMALLRPNGCLLLGDIPNVSKRHRFLSSDAGVAYHRAYLRTNGLPEVKIDQIEHGRITDAVVLGLVERARTAGFDAFVLPQPAELPMANRREDILIRRP; this is translated from the coding sequence ATGACCTCAGATCCCACCAAGGTGGATGGCAACACGGAAACCGCTCGCTTCGGAGGGTTGCGATTTGAGGACTTTCGTCGCATGGCCGAAGATTCCTCTCTCAATATCTACGAAAAAATTGGATTCCCGAAGGAGTTTCGTGAGGGACACGAGGGAAGGATCTTTTCGGATATCTTGACGAAGGTAGGCACTCTGACCAGGTCCCGTAAACGTGTCCTGGATGTGGGTCCGGGGTGTAGCGAATTACCGCGAATGATCATCCGGCATTGCGTAGAACGTGAGCATGAACTTGTTCTGCTCGACGCCCGAGAGATGCTCGACATGCTCCCTGACGAAAGATGCGCCACCAAAATCGCGGGCCGGTTTCCTGACGATTGCGACGGACTAACGTCCCACATCAGGGATGGGTTCGACGCTATCATTGTCTATAGTGTGCTCCAGCATGTGTTTCTGGAAGCCAATCCATTTGTCTTCTTGGATTCATTAATGGCGCTGCTACGACCGAACGGCTGCTTGTTGCTTGGTGATATTCCCAACGTGTCGAAACGGCACCGCTTCCTCTCAAGCGATGCCGGCGTCGCCTATCACAGAGCATACCTGCGCACCAACGGTTTGCCTGAGGTGAAAATAGATCAGATCGAGCATGGACGGATCACGGACGCTGTCGTTCTGGGCTTGGTGGAGCGGGCCCGAACAGCAGGCTTCGACGCGTTTGTCTTGCCTCAACCCGCTGAGCTTCCAATGGCGAACCGTCGGGAAGACATCTTGATCAGGAGGCCGTAA
- a CDS encoding sulfotransferase — MKRIFIGGLGRSGTTIALKIFYHHPDCFAVPIETKFLVEEDGFADLVDAMTIRFSPPASMTAYTRFTRQMRAEVTGEVPSKYGDLHQYSHHIFPSYNDALDRFVGVVLRKRYFPEREPLISAVRAFVQETFDYTAAISNKKCWVEKTPANIWRFDFLRELFPDCYFIHMIRNPLDVYYSLREKGWLSNNLVASLVDFEGRCAALAKRRRRLLADPRFIEIKLEDLVDNPTQTMQKIFRRCDLPLMDDDGMEAVINVMNRYYAEKENRISRHLSEQEWDIVVELLQPWAVEFGWQGMR; from the coding sequence ATGAAAAGAATATTTATTGGCGGTCTCGGCCGATCAGGGACGACGATTGCTCTCAAAATATTTTACCATCATCCGGACTGCTTCGCGGTTCCTATTGAAACCAAGTTCCTGGTTGAAGAGGATGGGTTCGCGGATCTGGTCGACGCCATGACCATCCGCTTCTCACCGCCCGCATCAATGACGGCTTATACGCGATTTACGCGTCAGATGAGAGCGGAAGTGACCGGCGAGGTCCCGAGCAAATACGGGGATCTCCACCAATATTCACATCATATCTTCCCCTCATATAACGATGCATTGGACCGCTTCGTGGGCGTGGTATTAAGAAAGAGGTACTTCCCCGAGCGCGAGCCGCTGATTTCAGCGGTGCGGGCTTTTGTCCAAGAAACGTTCGACTATACCGCCGCAATATCCAATAAAAAATGCTGGGTTGAAAAGACCCCCGCCAATATTTGGCGATTTGACTTTCTCCGGGAGCTTTTTCCTGACTGCTATTTCATTCATATGATAAGAAATCCACTCGACGTTTACTACTCGTTGCGGGAGAAGGGTTGGCTTTCCAATAACTTGGTCGCCTCGCTGGTTGATTTCGAGGGTCGATGCGCGGCCTTGGCCAAGCGGCGCCGGCGGCTTTTGGCCGATCCGCGGTTCATCGAAATCAAGCTTGAGGATTTGGTCGACAACCCAACACAAACAATGCAGAAAATCTTTCGCAGATGCGATCTGCCTCTGATGGACGATGACGGGATGGAAGCCGTGATCAACGTGATGAACCGCTATTACGCTGAGAAAGAGAACAGAATCAGCCGACATCTAAGCGAACAAGAGTGGGATATAGTTGTTGAGCTTCTCCAGCCCTGGGCGGTGGAGTTCGGGTGGCAGGGCATGCGTTAG
- a CDS encoding DUF563 domain-containing protein produces MTEPRKRDYFAGAFAKIDLANVSAEELAFFKTMLAFDELYYCDAYIDVANAGIDPFDHFIRNGIYEGRVPCALDCDRNRDGVLSVIGFDEADYAAIYPDLNSVTNKVEHFVRCGISEMRVPYNLMKNMDDEDFARSQATFLGIEWKDGLERQATFLIPHDSENIERYWQTSTFLGLKRRSFRNNFWIILAVMALASNWLLVAKTAYNFFFNYYFPLPQLGNANGMVIETGRIKKVVDYALRNEICQTPLPAAERVLAPTPIFPNRSPDPRPDEWCDLPTVHYVQLNDVAVMGETSLIRVGVHDYLYDYLDVPGERTAEIKSPVILHEANGNCAIRSFPTIARVDEAFSLLHDHGHNYFHWLLEVLPRLLLAREQGLVGDLPLLVHDRIAPQMREILELAVGRQPALIRVGSGCNVEVSKLHYVTDICHNEVHTRHHPERHDILISPTAVQLLRRLAEPLLRRNIKQFERVYIARQNVDFRRLINREALEFQLKKQGFISFDPGAASFAQQVQAFSNARYIVSEAGAALANLVFCQPGATVCVLVNGSEYSNYYYLMQFGHLLDLKMRLIECLRLEGTHELAVQDDMIAHLGEVQQCMERLGMEENLSMATESDVALS; encoded by the coding sequence ATGACCGAGCCAAGGAAACGCGATTACTTCGCGGGCGCTTTCGCAAAAATCGACCTTGCGAATGTGTCAGCTGAGGAATTGGCATTTTTCAAGACAATGCTGGCATTTGACGAGCTCTATTATTGCGATGCCTATATCGACGTCGCAAACGCAGGCATCGACCCGTTCGACCACTTCATCAGGAATGGCATATATGAAGGGAGGGTCCCTTGCGCGCTCGATTGCGATCGCAATCGCGACGGAGTCCTGTCTGTCATCGGCTTTGATGAAGCTGACTATGCAGCGATCTATCCCGATCTCAACAGCGTGACGAACAAGGTCGAACATTTCGTCCGGTGCGGAATTTCAGAAATGCGGGTTCCGTATAATTTGATGAAGAACATGGATGATGAGGATTTCGCCCGGAGTCAGGCGACCTTCCTGGGCATCGAATGGAAGGACGGATTGGAACGGCAGGCCACATTTCTGATTCCACACGACAGTGAAAATATAGAACGCTACTGGCAAACGTCGACCTTCCTAGGTTTAAAGCGTCGCTCTTTCCGAAACAATTTCTGGATTATCTTGGCCGTTATGGCTCTGGCCAGCAATTGGCTACTCGTAGCGAAGACCGCTTACAACTTTTTCTTCAATTATTATTTCCCTCTGCCTCAGCTCGGAAATGCAAACGGCATGGTTATCGAGACAGGCCGTATCAAAAAGGTCGTCGATTATGCCTTGCGCAATGAGATTTGTCAGACGCCTTTGCCGGCCGCGGAAAGAGTTCTGGCGCCAACTCCGATTTTTCCTAATCGATCTCCCGACCCTCGTCCTGATGAATGGTGCGATCTTCCAACAGTTCATTACGTGCAGCTCAATGACGTTGCGGTAATGGGAGAAACCTCGTTGATCCGTGTTGGCGTCCATGACTATCTTTACGATTATCTCGACGTCCCTGGTGAGCGAACGGCCGAGATCAAATCGCCTGTCATATTGCACGAGGCTAACGGGAACTGTGCTATTCGCAGCTTCCCAACGATTGCGCGCGTAGACGAGGCATTTTCGCTACTTCACGATCACGGGCATAATTATTTCCATTGGTTGCTTGAAGTGCTACCCCGTCTGTTACTTGCACGCGAACAAGGACTTGTTGGCGACCTCCCGCTTCTCGTGCATGACCGGATCGCTCCACAGATGAGGGAAATATTGGAATTGGCGGTTGGCAGACAGCCTGCTCTAATTAGAGTAGGGAGTGGGTGTAATGTCGAAGTCAGCAAGCTCCATTATGTGACCGACATCTGTCACAACGAGGTTCATACGCGCCACCACCCGGAGCGTCACGACATTCTTATATCGCCCACGGCTGTTCAGCTTCTACGACGTCTGGCCGAGCCCCTGCTGCGACGTAACATAAAGCAGTTTGAGCGAGTGTATATCGCGCGGCAAAATGTGGATTTTCGACGTCTCATAAATCGCGAAGCTTTAGAGTTCCAGTTGAAAAAACAGGGCTTTATTTCCTTCGATCCGGGAGCAGCGAGCTTCGCACAGCAAGTTCAGGCATTTTCGAACGCGCGTTACATCGTCAGCGAGGCAGGGGCGGCTTTGGCCAATCTTGTCTTCTGTCAGCCGGGTGCAACCGTCTGTGTTTTGGTGAACGGCAGTGAGTACAGCAATTACTACTACCTGATGCAGTTCGGCCACCTGCTGGACTTGAAAATGCGACTGATCGAGTGCTTGCGCCTCGAGGGAACGCATGAGTTGGCCGTTCAGGATGACATGATTGCGCATCTGGGAGAGGTGCAGCAATGCATGGAGCGGCTAGGAATGGAAGAAAATCTGAGTATGGCGACCGAGAGCGATGTTGCGTTGTCGTAA
- a CDS encoding phytanoyl-CoA dioxygenase family protein, whose protein sequence is MNQEIKTHGVTERHINNSEQDRIIEELTRDGFSLVRGCLLKEEVDYASRRLDEIYGAQVQEFGEDNIGLIHDRHIVRSMLAFDDFFLHRIACNECLLEIVKRVIGNNLSLSSQVGILNPPSGELYQTAWHRELQYQHFTISRPIALQTLFAIEPFNEVTGGTFFIPGSHLHEMFPSEEYVHKHEVQIICEPGDTVIFDALAYHRAGVNRSNSIRRAINNLYTVPLIQQQINFSRMMGGRFADDPFLSGLLGYRWQTADSVIQWRREHLQRKLSV, encoded by the coding sequence ATGAACCAGGAAATCAAGACTCATGGCGTAACCGAGCGTCATATCAATAACTCGGAACAAGACCGGATCATCGAGGAATTGACAAGAGACGGTTTTTCTCTGGTCCGCGGATGCCTTCTGAAGGAAGAGGTCGACTATGCCAGTCGGCGTCTCGACGAAATTTACGGAGCCCAGGTTCAAGAGTTCGGCGAGGATAACATCGGATTGATCCACGATCGGCACATTGTCCGATCAATGCTCGCATTTGACGACTTCTTCCTGCACCGCATTGCTTGCAATGAATGCCTGCTGGAAATTGTCAAGCGGGTTATAGGCAATAACCTCAGCCTATCTTCGCAGGTAGGGATCCTCAATCCGCCATCAGGCGAGCTTTATCAGACGGCTTGGCATCGTGAGCTTCAATACCAGCATTTCACGATTTCTCGGCCCATCGCGTTGCAGACACTCTTCGCAATCGAACCCTTTAATGAAGTAACCGGCGGCACGTTCTTCATCCCTGGGTCACATCTGCATGAGATGTTCCCGTCCGAAGAATACGTTCACAAGCATGAAGTGCAGATCATATGCGAGCCTGGAGACACAGTAATTTTCGACGCATTGGCCTATCATCGCGCGGGCGTAAACCGGTCAAATTCCATCCGTCGCGCGATCAATAACCTCTATACGGTTCCCCTCATCCAACAGCAAATCAATTTCTCCCGAATGATGGGCGGTCGGTTTGCCGACGACCCATTCCTCTCAGGATTGCTCGGGTATCGATGGCAGACCGCTGATTCGGTAATTCAATGGCGTCGAGAGCATCTGCAACGAAAGCTATCGGTTTAG
- a CDS encoding IS5 family transposase (programmed frameshift), translating to MWTKANRAKYNRDRLRYPSDVTDEEWGHVAPLIPPAKRGGRKREVDMRAVFNAIMYVLSTGCQWRYIPKDFPPKSTVYRYFCDWAWCGVLDRMHDALYVMCRERAEREASPTAAIIDSQSVKSAEKGGPRIDPHGYDAGKKIKGKKRHVLVDTQGLLMGAVVHGADIQDRDGGVLLLSTLHGRFPFLEKLLADSAYQGPIFADATGKILPCLKIEIIKRSDQAKGFVKLPMRWIVERSIAWLNRCRRLAKDWENLNITALVFLRFASIRLMLRKLCNC from the exons ATGTGGACGAAGGCAAACCGGGCGAAATACAATCGCGACAGGTTACGTTATCCGAGTGATGTGACGGACGAGGAGTGGGGGCATGTGGCGCCGCTTATTCCTCCGGCCAAGCGTGGCGGGCGCAAGCGTGAAGTGGACATGCGGGCGGTGTTCAACGCCATCATGTATGTGCTGAGCACGGGATGCCAATGGCGGTACATTCCCAAGGATTTTCCCCCGAAGAGCACAGTGTATCGTTATTTTTGCGATTGGGCCTGGTGCGGCGTTCTGGATCGCATGCACGACGCGCTCTACGTCATGTGTCGCGAACGAGCGGAACGAGAGGCGAGCCCCACCGCGGCGATCATCGATAGTCAGAGCGTGAAGAGCGCGGAAAAAGGGGGGC CGCGCATTGATCCGCATGGCTATGACGCCGGCAAAAAGATCAAAGGCAAGAAACGCCACGTACTCGTCGATACGCAAGGTTTGTTGATGGGCGCCGTCGTTCACGGCGCCGACATTCAGGACCGAGACGGCGGCGTCTTGCTGCTTTCGACGTTGCATGGGCGGTTTCCCTTTCTTGAAAAGCTGTTGGCTGACAGCGCCTATCAGGGACCGATCTTCGCCGACGCAACGGGCAAAATCCTACCGTGTCTCAAAATCGAGATTATAAAACGATCCGATCAGGCGAAGGGCTTCGTGAAATTGCCCATGCGCTGGATCGTCGAAAGATCAATCGCCTGGCTAAACCGCTGTAGAAGACTGGCCAAGGATTGGGAAAACCTCAATATCACAGCGCTCGTGTTCCTGCGTTTCGCGTCGATTCGGCTCATGCTACGAAAGCTCTGCAATTGTTGA
- a CDS encoding GNAT family N-acetyltransferase, translating into MSSQLEVLPFQSSQAPLWNEFVAQSRNGTFLFNRGYMDYHSDRFQDCSLLVQREGQVVALLPANRRDEQLISHGGLSYGGFVTGASMTTPLILDCFNACLAWMSDAGISKWHYKTVPSIYHSHPAEDDRYALFRAGASLVRRDVLSVLDPGDYPPFQERRRRGARKATNSGLRAIHSDNWAGFWEVLNARLSDRYETHAVHSLSEMSLLAARFPEQIRLYCVAGPSGDVLAGTVIYDTGRVAHAQYIAGCDEGLKAGALDLLFSDLISRYCAKRRWFDFGVSNERQGLYLNIGLIEFKEGFGARAVCHDYYELSVEAARGVLQNWRSQ; encoded by the coding sequence TTGTCCTCACAGCTCGAAGTCCTACCGTTCCAGTCCTCGCAGGCTCCTCTATGGAATGAATTCGTAGCCCAAAGCCGTAACGGGACCTTCCTGTTTAACCGCGGCTATATGGATTACCATTCGGATCGGTTCCAGGATTGCTCCTTATTGGTGCAGCGCGAGGGGCAGGTCGTCGCGCTACTACCGGCAAATCGGCGTGATGAACAACTTATATCGCATGGCGGTTTAAGTTATGGCGGGTTCGTGACTGGCGCTTCCATGACGACGCCACTGATTTTGGATTGTTTCAACGCTTGCCTCGCTTGGATGAGCGATGCGGGGATTTCGAAATGGCATTACAAGACCGTACCCAGTATTTATCACAGCCATCCCGCCGAGGACGACAGATACGCTCTGTTCAGGGCCGGCGCGAGCCTTGTGCGGCGCGACGTGCTGAGCGTCTTGGATCCTGGTGATTACCCGCCGTTTCAGGAACGCCGCCGTCGCGGCGCTCGCAAGGCGACGAACTCCGGTTTACGCGCAATTCATTCAGATAATTGGGCCGGTTTCTGGGAGGTGCTGAACGCCCGGTTGTCCGATCGATATGAGACTCACGCTGTCCATAGCCTCTCGGAGATGTCATTGCTTGCCGCCAGATTTCCCGAACAGATAAGGCTCTACTGCGTGGCGGGGCCATCCGGGGACGTGCTTGCTGGAACGGTCATCTATGACACGGGAAGAGTAGCACACGCCCAATACATCGCTGGGTGCGACGAAGGCCTGAAGGCCGGAGCCCTGGATTTATTGTTTTCCGACTTGATCAGCAGATATTGCGCGAAACGTCGCTGGTTCGACTTTGGGGTTTCGAACGAGCGGCAGGGTCTCTATCTCAATATCGGCTTGATCGAGTTCAAGGAGGGATTCGGCGCTCGCGCCGTTTGCCATGACTACTACGAATTGTCAGTAGAGGCTGCCCGCGGCGTTCTTCAAAACTGGAGATCACAATGA